One stretch of Punica granatum isolate Tunisia-2019 chromosome 5, ASM765513v2, whole genome shotgun sequence DNA includes these proteins:
- the LOC116206752 gene encoding L-type lectin-domain containing receptor kinase IV.1-like, with protein sequence MDFVALATISEFLLMLVFLQAGAGAGSDQGIGFTFNGFRSVKLELDGFAEFTNNGLLRLTNETREMMAHAFYPDPVPFKNSSEGSVFSFSTTFVFAIISKNRAVGGPGIAFVAAPQRGLPGAFPNMYLGLFNKTNYGDLTNHVFAIELDAVHSADVKDIDDNHLGIDINGPVSAVSASAGYYPDGGAGKFENLTLVSGRPMQVWVDYDGIKKRIEVTLAPFKAVKPSTPLLSLSLDLSTIVKETMFVGFSSSTGSYSTSQSYILGWSFQMNGQVQGLELSKLPNLPRLGKKPTSKLLTIGVPAICLFSVSVLILGLFYYVRRKMKYAEVLEDWEFGYGPHRFKYKDLYIATRGFQDKELLGTGGFGGVYRGILPTSKLEIAVKRISHNSKQGIREFVAEIVSIGRLRHRNLVKLLGYCRRKGELLLVYDYMPNGSLDKYLFNQPKVTLNWTQRFRVIRGVASGLLYLHEGWDQIVIHRDIKSSNVLLDAELNGRLGDFGLARLYDHGTYPQTTHVAGTFGYLAPEHTRTGRATKATDVFAFGAFLLEVATGRRPIGTRGTEDLILVDWVFYCWSKGGEILEARDPNLSEEFVAEEVELVLKLGLVCSHPEPGARPTMRQVVQYLEGDAPIQHLSSSLDTYSSGLRIKLGEGFDDFAMPHPSSMDNGFSTSSTVADSLLSGGR encoded by the coding sequence ATGGATTTTGTTGCACTGGCCACCATTTCTGAGTTCCTTCTCATGTTGGTCTTTCTCCAAGCAGGAGCAGGAGCAGGGTCAGATCAAGGGATCGGGTTCACTTTCAACGGTTTccgatcggttaagttggagCTGGATGGGTTTGCAGAATTCACCAACAATGGCCTCCTCAGGCTGACAAACGAAACAAGGGAGATGATGGCCCATGCTTTTTATCCCGACCCAGTGCCCTTCAAGAACTCAAGTGAGGGCTctgtcttctccttctccaccACGTTCGTGTTTGCAATCATCTCCAAAAACCGAGCTGTAGGTGGACCGGGGATTGCCTTCGTGGCCGCCCCCCAAAGGGGCCTTCCCGGCGCATTTCCAAACATGTACCTTGGACTCTTTAATAAGACAAATTACGGGGACCTCACTAATCACGTATTTGCCATTGAGCTTGACGCGGTGCACAGCGCTGATGTTAAGGACATCGATGATAATCATCTCGGGATTGACATCAACGGGCCGGTCTCTGCCGTATCTGCTTCGGCAGGGTACTATCCTGATGGTGGTGCTGGAAAATTTGAGAACCTGACTCTGGTCAGCGGCCGACCTATGCAAGTCTGGGTGGACTATGATGGGATCAAGAAAAGAATCGAGGTAACTTTAGCACCCTTCAAGGCTGTGAAACCAAGCACTCCACTCCTCTCCCTGTCGCTTGATCTCTCGACAATCGTCAAGGAGACCATGTTTGTTGGGTTCTCATCCTCGACAGGTTCATACTCAACCTCCCAGAGTTACATTCTCGGCTGGAGTTTCCAGATGAATGGACAGGTACAGGGGCTTGAGCTGTCAAAGCTTCCTAACCTTCCCCGACTAGGAAAGAAGCCAACTTCTAAGCTGCTAACAATCGGAGTGCCTGCAATATGCTTATTTTCTGTCTCAGTGTTAATATTGGGATTGTTCTATTACGTTAGAAGAAAGATGAAGTATGCAGAGGTTCTCGAAGACTGGGAGTTTGGTTATGGGCCTCATCGGTTCAAGTACAAGGATCTCTATATCGCCACGAGGGGATTCCAGGACAAGGAGCTGTTGGGGACTGGTGGTTTTGGGGGTGTCTACAGAGGGATACTACCCACTTCAAAGCTTGAGATCGCTGTGAAGAGGATCTCTCATAATTCAAAGCAAGGGATACGGGAATTTGTGGCGGAGATCGTTAGCATAGGCCGGCTCCGGCACCGCAACCTAGTCAAACTCCTTGGGTACTGCCGGAGGAAGGGCGAGCTCCTTTTGGTGTACGATTATATGCCGAATGGGAGCCTCGACAAGTACCTCTTCAACCAACCCAAAGTCACCCTCAATTGGACCCAAAGGTTTAGGGTCATAAGGGGTGTGGCCTCAGGGCTCTTGTACCTCCATGAAGGGTGGGACCAGATTGTGATTCACCGAGATATTAAGTCGAGTAACGTCCTTCTCGATGCCGAATTGAATGGGAGATTAGGAGATTTCGGGCTTGCAAGGCTGTATGACCACGGCACCTATCCACAGACCACCCACGTGGCGGGGACTTTCGGGTACCTTGCTCCAGAGCATACCAGGACAGGCAGGGCCACGAAGGCTACAGATGTCTTTGCATTCGGGGCTTTCCTGCTTGAGGTGGCAACTGGAAGGAGGCCGATCGGGACACGAGGAACTGAGGATCTGATATTGGTTGACTGGGTCTTCTACTGCTGGAGCAAAGGAGGAGAGATTCTTGAGGCAAGGGACCCAAACCTGAGTGAAGAGTTCGTGGCCGAGGAAGTTGAGCTGGTGCTGAAGCTGGGCCTGGTGTGCTCGCACCCAGAGCCTGGGGCGAGGCCAACTATGCGGCAAGTAGTGCAATACTTGGAAGGAGACGCGCCAATACAGCACTTATCCTCCTCCCTTGACACCTATTCGAGTGGATTAAGGATCAAACTTGGAGAGGGATTTGATGATTTTGCTATGCCGCACCCTTCCTCAATGGACAATGGATTCTCGACTTCGTCCACTGTGGCAGACTCACTTCTGTCAGGTGGAAGATGA